From Chlamydia avium 10DC88:
AAAAGCATGACAAAACAGAGAGCTATTTTAATCATGCTTACTATTCATTAAATTAGGCAATAATACTTGAAATCGTTCCAGCACCTATTGTACGGCCACCTTCACGAATAGCAAATCTCATTCCCTCTTCTAAAGCTACAGGGCTGATTAATTGCACTTCAAACTCAACATTATCACCAGGCATTACCATTTCAACTCCCTCAGGTAATGTCACAACCCCTGTAACATCTGTAGTACGGAAAAAGAACTGAGGCCTATAACCACTAAAGAAAGGCTTATGACGTCCTCCCTCTTCTTTTTGCAAAACATACACAGCACATTTAAATTGTGTATGAGGTTTTACGCTATTAGGCTGACAAACAACCATACCACGCTCAACATCGGTTTTGCCGATACCACGCAATAGAAGACCAACGTTTTCCCCAGCACGACCTTCAGGTAATTCTTTTCTGAACATTTCAACGCCGGTAACAATAGTTTCTTTTGTTTCTCCTAACCCAACAATTTGCACTTTGTCAGATACCTTGACAACACCACGCTCAATACGACCAGTAACTACAGTACCTCGACCGGAAATAGAGAATACGTCCTCAATAGGCATAAGGAAGGGCTTATCCACTTCCCTTTCTGGAGTAGGGATATTATCATCCACGGCTTTCATCAATTCACGGATTTTCTCGATATAGTTAGCATCCCCCTCTAAAGCTTTTAAAGCAGAACCACGAATAATAGGACATCCTTTATAGCCCTTTTCTTCTAAAAGCTCCGATAACTCCATTTCAACCAAATCAACAAGCTCTGCGTCTTCTTGAGAAATCATATCAATTTTATTCAAGAAAACAACGATATAAGGAACCCCTACTTGTCTAGCCAAGAGAATATGTTCTTTTGTCTGAGGCATAGCACCATCTGTTGCAGAAACAACAAGAATAGCTCCGTCCATTTGTGCAGCACCGGTAATCATGTTTTTAACATAGTCTGCGTGCCCAGGACAATCTACGTGAGCATAGTGACGATTTGGAGTTTCATATTCAACGTGAGACGCATTGATTGTAATTCCTCGAGCTTTTTCTTCGGGAGTATTGTCAATAGAACTATAATCGCGAAAATCAGCTAACCCATCCCCAGATAACGCACGTGTAATAGCAGCTGTTAATGTAGTTTTACCGTGGTCAACGTGCCCAATAGTCCCTATATTAATATGGGGCTTACTACGTTGAAAAGTTTCTTTTGACATCTCAGAATCCTCATTAAAATTAGTTTTACTCCAACCATTGCTTCTGCCCAGAATAGGAATTGAACCTACGACCGCTTGCTTACCATGCAAGTGCTCTACCACTGAGCTATCTGGGCTTATTCGTGTTTTTACAATGGCTCAGGGAATTGCCTAGTCTATGTCACTTATTTTAAAACATCAACAGAAAATAGTTAACGATGCCTATACACGACCCTTGCTTTCGTAAGATCATACGCTGACATTTCTACAGTAACGCGATCTCCAACAAGCAAACGGATATTACTCATACGCATTTTACCACATAAATGAGCTGTAACCGGAACACCATTCTCGAGCAGTATTTTGAAGTGCATACCTGGGAGGAGTTCCTGCACTCTACCTTCAAGCACAATAGTATCTTCTTTTTTTACCATGCATTTATCCCTAATAAAATTCTCTTGGCTAAAAACATCTAAAAGCAAACCAATACTTAGCTCGCCCTCACAAAGCATGCACAAAGCAAAATAAAGTTCCCTATCCACTCACACATAAATGCAGCAAAATTATATTCGGTATAAAGAAAAAGTCAATTGTCTTTCGTGAGAAGACTTTGATTTTATAAAAAATAGTTTACTATCTTCTAAGGAAGAAAAGAACTATTACATTATTTACAACTAAAATCTATTTTCCTTATTATGTATTTAATTTGTTATCTCAATAAATTAGAATGACATCTGTTTCTTTTGATTCCACTGCACCATGTACCGGAAATTATTATCCCGTAAGTCCTCTCCATACGGAATCTATAGAGGCTCCTTTTCCTGAAAGTAGAATTCATGGTCTGACCATATCTTCTCGAGATCCTTTGTCTCATCTAGAAATCCTTCCCTATCGCCCCTCTCCGCAAACATGTAAGGATTACCTATGTTCAATAGGAGAAAAAATCAGTTTATTCTTAAGAAATAACTGGAAATATATCCTATTATATATTCTTGCCTGGGTCATTATACTGGCTTGCCATCATACTATGGCTGCAACTTTAACCATATGGTTGGGTATTGGTTTAGGTGCGGGTGTAATCTTTGGTATTTTCACATCTAGTGCATTAGATCGTAAAAACGCATACAAAAATATTAATAGTATATGGAATCTAATGAACTATGGGTTACAACAACTTGATCCGAATGGAACACGTCAAATCCTTTTAGCTACAATTATTGCTTCCATATCTTCTTTAATTTATGCAATTCCTGAGGCAATTGGATTTGCTATTGGTGCAACGATCGGAAATCAAATAAGTATTTTGACTATCTATGGGCTACGTTTGGGAAATAATAACTATGTAGCAGATCAAGAAACCTTTAATAAAAAGATAGAGAACATTCAAAGTGCTCTTAATCACTATCAGTTGATTAAAAATCAGATGATTATACAACAACAAATTTCAGAAATTGCGCAACACCACAATAATATAGAACTTACTGATGCTTTACACACACTACAATTACAGATGAATTCTCCGCTACCCTATATTTTTGATTCTCCCTACGGGAATGGTGGTCTCCTACATTTTGGTAATCCCGAACTAGTTATTGCTACTGCTAACCAACGGATTCTTGCGTTATCATATACACTAATGAATCTGCGTCAAGAACCTAATTGTATCATTGAGAATTGACATTGGAACCATTACATCATTCCCATTGTTTAAAAAAGCAACATCGAATTTGTCAAATATTGTTCCCTGAGCCATTCGATCAAGATAATTTATATGCTTCTATACTAAAAATGGGAGAGCTTTCTAGAGAATTTGATAAAAGTAAACTTGTCAGAGAGAATCTTGTAGTAGGTTGCCAGAGCGATCTTTACCTTTATGAAATTTGTCAAGAGGGTCGTTTATTTTTCTTCACTCATACAGAATCTTTAATTTCTTCTGGAATTGCATCAATGTTTGCAGATATTTATTCTGGAGAATTTCCAGAAACGATTTTAACCTGCAAACCCTTTTTCTTTGATAAATTGAGTCAATATCTATCCCTTGGCAGAAAAACAGGAGGAGAAGCTCTATACCTGCGTATGAAGCAAATTTCCGTACGCCATTTAAAACTTTCCTCTCCTCTATCTATAGAATAAGATGGATATCACTTGCTTGTGAGTAGCTGATATGTTAGCATATGCTTTCTTAATTCTGGGGCAGTAGCTCAGTGGTTAGAGCCGCGGACTCATAACCCGTTGGTCACAGGTTCGAATCCTGTCTGCCCCATTCTTATCGATCTCTCTTTATCTATAGGCTAGGTTTATTGTGGCTGTTTTTTATCACGGCGTAATGTTTAGATAAGGACTTAATCATACACATGTGTTTTCTTGAAAAAGGCTATTGCGTGTCTACCTTGGATTACAAGAAGAATCTTTAAAATCTCTCCAGGGATAAACGGTAATGTGCCTAACTTCAATCCCTGTATAATATCGATTGTGGAAGTAACTCCTGTGAAATACAAATAGCAAGCCAATCCTAAAGTACCACATGCTAAAATAATGCCTGCTCCTATGGACAAGATAATAGCTAGCTTAAAATTACTACCACTATGCCGACGATGAAGAATAGATATACAGGCTGCTGCTAAAGGGAAAGCATATAAATATCCTGCTGTGGGGCCACAGAAATTTGCAATACTCCAGAGGGAATTACAGAACACGGGAAAAATTAATCCAAACATAAAGTATGTAAGGACACTACCTGCAGCTCCTAATGGAGAAGCCATAATCCCCAAACAATAAATTCCTAAAGTTTGAAAAGTAATGGGTATAGGAGTGAAGGGAAGAGTCAAAGTAATTTTAGCTAATAACGTAAGAAAAAGAGCGCCCTCAAAAATGTAAAGCAGAGAGCGTATGCTCTCTCTTTTTCTTGTCAAAGATTTTTGTTTTAAACAATAGCTCATATTCCCTCCATGGTTTTTATGCCGAGGTTCTGTAATATCTCAAATTGTTTATTCCATTAACTAATTCTCATGAACAAGTTACCCTGAGATTAACTCGAAAAAAGCATCTCTTCAAAAGTTTATTTCTCGGACAAACAATGAAGAGTGTTAATAAAATAAAGACAAAATTTACACTGTTCTTTCTATTTAGAGATAGTAAAATACGCTGATATGGAAAAAACAGATAGAATTACAACAGAATGAGATGCGATCTATGAGAATCGACGCATGATTATATCCTTAGCATATTTTTCTCTTTGCCAAGAGAGTAGGTCTTTTTTGAATTCTAATTCTTTTTCTCTTAATTCTAGTTCTCTATAAGCATAATCCCAGTCCTTAGTACGATGATTCTCTTGCCACAATTTGACGATTTCATCGAGTTTTTGCAACAAAACATCACAGGAAAGATCTTTGTCTGTTAACTCATCAGACGGCTTATGTAAATCGGTTAAAATTTTTTCACATGCTTGTAGAAGTTTTTTTCCTGAATCTGAAGATTTTATGAATTCCATAATCTGTATGTCGTTCTCAAAACATTCATTTTGACACGCCATTAACAAATCTTGATATAATTCTTGGCCTTCCTCTAAGAAGACTTGGAACAATCCATCAAGTTGCATATTCAAGTCGCTAACAATGTTTTCTTTATTGACTATAGGGGTATCTACTGTTTCAATTTGAGTGTTATCTTCGGTAAAAATAGGGGAACATAGTGAAAGTATAAAAGCTAAGTTACAAATAAAAAATCTTTTAACCATATCTACTCTTCTTTAATTGATTTTCATTCATAAATTCAAACAAAACAAACTATAGAATACAGAAATCAAAAATAAAAACTCATTATTAAAAAAATAATATTCTATAAAGAAAAAATATAGCTGCATCCATGCCAAGATATTTCTAGAGAAAACTCAGAATATATTTCTTGTTTTTGTGAATGTTGTTCTTCTTCTTATTTCATGAATACAGATCGCTTTGACTTACTTGTAGAATGTGTTGTGCAGCAACATAGCAAATGTAATACACAAAAAGCTGATAGATAAATCATGGAGACCCACATAAAAGCATATAGAACGAACATGGTCAACCGTGTTATCCCTATTTTTGATAGGAACTTATACATCCGATTAAAAAGAAAAGCTCCTAGTAAAAAATATAGAAAATCCTTCTTACAAATCAGATGTGGTGGTTCTTTAATTAAAGGAAATTTAAAAAGAGATTGTGAAGGCAATGAGAAAGTAATTTGATGAGATCGATACATGAGGTCAGTTTAGAACACAAGTAGCATACACAAGGGAAGAAAAGATGAACCGCAAATCATTTAAAATCAATAAGAAAGAAAGCAAAAGAGATCCGTTTTGTAAGTAGTGTATCATATAGAAACACATGCTTGCGACCACTGTGCCATTCTCTCGACTACTTCTGTTAACGAGCATTGTTGATAAAAATCCCTCTTAGATAAAGGTAAACGCAAAACAAAGTGACTTATTTCTTTCTTGTAAGCAAGTAGAGCTTTAATTGCTATGGGATTAGTTGTTTGACTCATCCAATGGCAGATTTCTTTCCACAATAAAGTCTGAAAAGGATCTCCGCAATAATTCACATACTCTTTAGTTTCTTTTGGCCAACTGTTTGATAGAACAGAAATTAATCCACAAGCTCCCTCAATATACATCTGTGGCCATAAACTATCATCTCCACAATAAAGCATGAGTTTATCGTCTATAGAGGCATATTCACGAAATTTTTCTATTGATCTTCCGGAATCCTTAATTCCTGAAAAATGAGGATGTTGAATCAAAGCCCGTACAGTCTCCGTATATAAAGGAGTCCCTGCTCTTGAAGGAATATTATATAAAATTGTAGGTCGATTCGCTATATTTAACAAAGATTCAAACCACAGGGTTTGCCCATGAATTCCTGGATTTGTATATATGGGGCACGTGATTAAAAACCCTGTAATAGGGTAATCTCGACACCAATATATCCACTCAGAAGCTTCATGCAAAGATGTTCCTGCAACGCCAACAACTAAGGGAACGGTTAAGCCACAATTACAAGCAAAGGCTATGATATCTTTTTTTCTTTGGAAGTTAATGAAAGGCTCTCCCCTGTACTTCCTAGAAGAATAATTCCGTTTCCCTCTTTTTCTTGTCGAAATAGCAATTGCTTTAGACTAGGAAAATCGATTGAACCATTAGGCAAAAAGGGGGTAACACATGCAGTAAATAATTGCATTCTTTCTCCTAAGCTACAGCAAAGTCTTGTTTAACAACATAAGCATTATGCAATTGTTCTACAATATTTCCTGCTAAGTTTTCTGGTACAGCTAAGCTTAATGTTGTACTACTTTGAAAATAACAGCATACGGGAGAAGGATAATTACGAAACTTATCTGTTACTGCGGCAACAATCTTAGTAGAAACTAGACCAGAACCAATCATTGTAACGAGTGCTAAATCATGCAAAATATGTACGGATCCCAGGTGAGATAATTGATCACACAATTCGCAAATAACACTCTGGGGGACTTCATCATTATCGGTAATAAAAGATATTGTAGCGTTTTGTAATGTCATTAAGTCAGGCAAGATATGATAGATCTCCAGTAAACGTAAAATCTCATCTAAGCTTATAGTTGCAAGTACACTACAATCTACGGACCATAAACATTGATTCTGGCGTAAAGACAAAGCTTTCACACGAACACCATAGCTTGTGGCTTTATCTGCAGTATAGATTCTGGTGCCTCCTTTGGTTATATCAAAAGTAGATGTAACAAAAATAGGGATTCCTGCGCGTATACAAGGAGATAGCATAGGAGGATAAAGAATTTTAGCTCCAAATGTAGCTAAATGTTGCATCTCTTCAAAACTTAATTCTGGGATTAATTGGGCATCTTTGATGATCCTAGGATCCATGGTATAAATCCCATTAACATCGGTATAAATATGGACTTCATTTGCTCCACTCATTTCTGCAATTAAAGCTCCGGTGTAGTCACTGCCTCCTCTTCCCAATAAAGTTGTTTCTCCTAAAGAATTTGCCCCAATAAATCCTTGAGTAATGTAGCTGGTTTCTAAAGGCAAACTTAATTTATCCCAATTTCTGTGCATTCTAACAATATCTGGAGTAGCACAATCATAAGAAGTATTATCAGTTAATATGACCTTACGTGCCTCTAAAAATTCTATTGCAAATCCTTGCTTATGACAAAACGCCTGAAATAGAGATGCTGATAAATCTTCCCCTAGAGCAAGAATCTCAGAACGATCTTTTTTACAGATTTCTTGTTTATCTACATAGGAGTAGAGTTTGTTGATCCAAGTATCTAAGGAAAATGTTATCTGTAATTCTGTGATAATTACTTGATGTCTTTGTTCGAAATCTCTAACAATCTTTTTACGTTTCTGTTTAGGAGTCGAGCAGAATGTATCTAATAGATCTGTGATACCTGCTATAGCACTGACGACAATAAAACGAGGCTTGTTTTCACAAACAATATCAGATGCTTTACGAATGTTTTCTGCTCTTCCTAGACTTGTTCCACCAAATTTATATACTACTGAGAGCATGTATATTCTCCAGAGTATTGACTATGAAAAGTGTTGATATTAGCGAGTAGGGCTCCGGCAGCACCCCGGACAAGATTATGTATCAATACATTCATTTTAATTGTTTTATGATTCCCTCCGTAAGTGATGGGCCCTATATGGACACGCATATCATCATGACTAAGATCTTTCCTTGGTTGAGGGTGCCAGGGAGAGTCATATAATCTATATGTCTCGGGGAAATCTTGATTCCTTTTATGATAACAGTGTTGGATTTCTTCGATTTCTACAGAATCCTGAAAAATCACATGTATTGTTAACATGTGTCCAAATACTACTGGGACACGATGTACAGTAATAGATATAGGAAAATCGGCTGGTGTATCTTCTGTCCCTAAGATTTTTAAAATCTCTCGAGTGATTTTTTCTTCCTCCCCGGGAATATATGGGACTATATTACCTAAAAGATCCATTGAATCTACTCCTGGATATCCTGCTCCACTAGCGGATTGTAATGTAACAACATGTACCTGAGCTATACCAAAATCCTGTAGAGGAAATAGCGCTAGAGCTATACCAGAAACACAACAATTAGAATTTGTGATTATTTTACCTGGAAAGGGTTGTTGATTCAATAACCTCAAGTGTCCCTGATTTATTTCAGGAATTAAAATAGGAACTTTGGGGTGCATTCTAAAAGCTGCTGCATTTGAGAAAACCAGCTTCCCTTGGGATAAGCAATATGTTTCTAATACTTTTGCAGGTGCTTCAGGTAAAAAAGAAACAACAACATCAGCTTCAATCTCTTCGACACTACAAAAAGATAAATGTTTCATGCTCTCAGGCATGGGTCCCAAAGATTCCTGCCAGATACAGGCTGAGCCATACTTTTGATTATACTTCGATGAAGAAGCTACAACCTCAGTAATATTCCAAGGGGACCGCTTATGCAAAAGAACTACAAATTTTTGAGCGACAAGCCCAGTAGCTCCTAAAATAGCTAGGCGCATTGGTTAGCCTCCTGAAATTATATCCTACCATCAACAGATAATGAATAAGCATACATAATGACATAGAACATAAGAAAAAGGCTCTTTTCATTTAAAGATTGAGGAACCCAAGAGGAGGTAATTGTAATAATCGATTTGCTTTTTAAGCAAGTACTGTTCTCTTATATAAAATCCCTTAGTCCAGACTCTATTCCATAATATCCTGGGCCTGGAGATTCTATACGTAACCAATCTAAAATACGTAATACCCCTTTAGCAAAAACCTCTCGAGAAAATACTGTATGACGTATGGTGATTTGCTCTTGATCACTAACAAAAGTTACTTCGTGCTCACCGGGAACATTACCTACACGTAATGCATGTAGCTCAATAGACTTGCCATGGTTACTTTGATTCCCTATAGAATATTCTTGCTGCCATTCCTCATGCTTTACTTGACAAAGAGTGGTTGCTAAATCCCATGCTGTTCCTGAAATAGGTTCTTTTTTCCCTTGATGGTGGATCTCTGTGATGCGAATATCGTAACTGCTATCTAAAATCTTTGCTAAAGCTGCGGATAAACGTTTTTGTACATAGGCTCCCAGGCTTGTATTCGGGCACACTACAATAGGGACATATTGAGCAAGAGAACGAAGTTTATCTTCTACAGTAGATGATGATGTCTGCGTTGTTCCCAAAATGCAAGGTTTTGCATTCTCTAGTAAACAGTCAATCAATTTCTCTGTGAGACCGGAAGAAGAGAAATCAACAAGGACATCACTATTTTCTATAACAAAAGGCAGCGTATGTGGACTTTCTCTGGAAAATCCAGGTCCAATATCGTAAGAAGATCGTGTAGATAAAAGAGTCCGAATCAGAGTCCCCATTCTTCCTGTACTACCAATAATACCTACGCGCATATCTTTACTTAAAAAACTGAATTAAAATCCTGCTATTTATCTTAAGAAGCTTCAAGCCCTACTTGACAAAAACCGCATGCGTTAATAGAATTCCTTTCCTTTTAATTTTTTTCAATATGAATTGTTTTGCATAACACGATCTCAAAAATATAAGTGTTTACTGTGCGTTTAATCATTCATGGTCCATTTACTTTCATCTGCTATATCTGAAGCAACTCCCTACTTGCCTCATTTTATACGTTCTCGTATGCCTCTTTGGTTGGCTCATTGCCCTAGGATTTTTTTAGAGTATTTAGAACAACTGCATCTAGGCCCTGAATTATCCATCAATTTGCCACACATTTTACAAATGATTAAAATGCATGCGGGGTTCTCTCTTTATGCGGCTCCCTCATTAGTTTCTCCAGATCAGTATCTAGCACTATTACATCAGAGGGCTTTCCCTGTAGCGACCTGTCTCCGTTCACTCCAGTGTGATGATTTTTCTCTTTTTCCTGATATCATTCACGATTTATTTTGCCATGTTCCTTGGCTTCTTCATCAAGAGATTGTAGATTTTTTCATAAATATGGGAGAGCTTTTTATTAAAGCCGTACAACGAGCTCGAGCACTCTACCCTGTTCAAGAGGACTACCTGCGTATATTAAATAATAATATCTCGGCAATGACACGAATATGTTGGTTTACGGTAGAAAATGGGCTGATTAAAGAAAAAGGACATACTAAAGTTTATGGTGCTGCCATACTAAGCTCTACTCGAGAACTTACCTATGTCTTCAAAAATAATTCGTTTATTTCCCCACTAAATATAGAACTTATCATTCAACGTCCTTTTTATACATCGACATTACAATCTGCTTTTTTTATTATACGTGATTTTTACGAACTGTATGAAATTTCTAAAATGAT
This genomic window contains:
- the asd gene encoding aspartate-semialdehyde dehydrogenase, with product MRLAILGATGLVAQKFVVLLHKRSPWNITEVVASSSKYNQKYGSACIWQESLGPMPESMKHLSFCSVEEIEADVVVSFLPEAPAKVLETYCLSQGKLVFSNAAAFRMHPKVPILIPEINQGHLRLLNQQPFPGKIITNSNCCVSGIALALFPLQDFGIAQVHVVTLQSASGAGYPGVDSMDLLGNIVPYIPGEEEKITREILKILGTEDTPADFPISITVHRVPVVFGHMLTIHVIFQDSVEIEEIQHCYHKRNQDFPETYRLYDSPWHPQPRKDLSHDDMRVHIGPITYGGNHKTIKMNVLIHNLVRGAAGALLANINTFHSQYSGEYTCSQ
- the dapB gene encoding 4-hydroxy-tetrahydrodipicolinate reductase, with the protein product MRVGIIGSTGRMGTLIRTLLSTRSSYDIGPGFSRESPHTLPFVIENSDVLVDFSSSGLTEKLIDCLLENAKPCILGTTQTSSSTVEDKLRSLAQYVPIVVCPNTSLGAYVQKRLSAALAKILDSSYDIRITEIHHQGKKEPISGTAWDLATTLCQVKHEEWQQEYSIGNQSNHGKSIELHALRVGNVPGEHEVTFVSDQEQITIRHTVFSREVFAKGVLRILDWLRIESPGPGYYGIESGLRDFI
- the tuf gene encoding elongation factor Tu, yielding MSKETFQRSKPHINIGTIGHVDHGKTTLTAAITRALSGDGLADFRDYSSIDNTPEEKARGITINASHVEYETPNRHYAHVDCPGHADYVKNMITGAAQMDGAILVVSATDGAMPQTKEHILLARQVGVPYIVVFLNKIDMISQEDAELVDLVEMELSELLEEKGYKGCPIIRGSALKALEGDANYIEKIRELMKAVDDNIPTPEREVDKPFLMPIEDVFSISGRGTVVTGRIERGVVKVSDKVQIVGLGETKETIVTGVEMFRKELPEGRAGENVGLLLRGIGKTDVERGMVVCQPNSVKPHTQFKCAVYVLQKEEGGRHKPFFSGYRPQFFFRTTDVTGVVTLPEGVEMVMPGDNVEFEVQLISPVALEEGMRFAIREGGRTIGAGTISSIIA
- a CDS encoding biotin transporter BioY, which encodes MSYCLKQKSLTRKRESIRSLLYIFEGALFLTLLAKITLTLPFTPIPITFQTLGIYCLGIMASPLGAAGSVLTYFMFGLIFPVFCNSLWSIANFCGPTAGYLYAFPLAAACISILHRRHSGSNFKLAIILSIGAGIILACGTLGLACYLYFTGVTSTIDIIQGLKLGTLPFIPGEILKILLVIQGRHAIAFFKKTHVYD
- a CDS encoding membrane protein is translated as MTSVSFDSTAPCTGNYYPVSPLHTESIEAPFPESRIHGLTISSRDPLSHLEILPYRPSPQTCKDYLCSIGEKISLFLRNNWKYILLYILAWVIILACHHTMAATLTIWLGIGLGAGVIFGIFTSSALDRKNAYKNINSIWNLMNYGLQQLDPNGTRQILLATIIASISSLIYAIPEAIGFAIGATIGNQISILTIYGLRLGNNNYVADQETFNKKIENIQSALNHYQLIKNQMIIQQQISEIAQHHNNIELTDALHTLQLQMNSPLPYIFDSPYGNGGLLHFGNPELVIATANQRILALSYTLMNLRQEPNCIIEN
- the infA gene encoding translation initiation factor IF-1, whose amino-acid sequence is MVKKEDTIVLEGRVQELLPGMHFKILLENGVPVTAHLCGKMRMSNIRLLVGDRVTVEMSAYDLTKARVVYRHR
- a CDS encoding SufE family protein codes for the protein MEPLHHSHCLKKQHRICQILFPEPFDQDNLYASILKMGELSREFDKSKLVRENLVVGCQSDLYLYEICQEGRLFFFTHTESLISSGIASMFADIYSGEFPETILTCKPFFFDKLSQYLSLGRKTGGEALYLRMKQISVRHLKLSSPLSIE
- a CDS encoding aspartate kinase translates to MLSVVYKFGGTSLGRAENIRKASDIVCENKPRFIVVSAIAGITDLLDTFCSTPKQKRKKIVRDFEQRHQVIITELQITFSLDTWINKLYSYVDKQEICKKDRSEILALGEDLSASLFQAFCHKQGFAIEFLEARKVILTDNTSYDCATPDIVRMHRNWDKLSLPLETSYITQGFIGANSLGETTLLGRGGSDYTGALIAEMSGANEVHIYTDVNGIYTMDPRIIKDAQLIPELSFEEMQHLATFGAKILYPPMLSPCIRAGIPIFVTSTFDITKGGTRIYTADKATSYGVRVKALSLRQNQCLWSVDCSVLATISLDEILRLLEIYHILPDLMTLQNATISFITDNDEVPQSVICELCDQLSHLGSVHILHDLALVTMIGSGLVSTKIVAAVTDKFRNYPSPVCCYFQSSTTLSLAVPENLAGNIVEQLHNAYVVKQDFAVA